A DNA window from Terriglobia bacterium contains the following coding sequences:
- a CDS encoding TolC family protein translates to MFRTRVVFRTTVFILAGLFAFAGLFAANVYAADTVLTLQEAVQEALAKNPAIRAGAHAVAAQRAKVPQAKALPDPSFGIGWMGNAQPFSVQTGDPSSYRSVSAMQMLPFPGKRSLRGQMATKEADATQWDLEAVRRRVTADVKAAYYDYWYFDKAIRTAQQNRELLVKLSQIAEARYRVGKAIQTDVLRSQVEISMLLQKLTTLEQQRATAQARLNALMAREPDAPLPPAADIATQTALSYSLDELYKLGRANDPEYQRMQKMVERNQLAASLAQKDSLPDLSVGYMYQQRPMMPDMHGLTFTVNLPIFYKSKQREEVKQATEEGLSAASARDNRQNELYFELKQNYLAAKASETLLKLYAQGVVPQSSLALESSMAAYQVGNVDFLTVLGNFTTVLNYQTDYFRELANYQTALARMEALTGTDFSNEQPIPGTSDEMKERKNGSH, encoded by the coding sequence ATGTTCAGGACAAGGGTCGTCTTCAGGACAACAGTTTTCATACTTGCGGGACTTTTTGCGTTTGCAGGACTTTTCGCGGCCAATGTTTATGCGGCTGACACGGTATTAACGCTGCAGGAGGCGGTGCAGGAAGCGCTGGCGAAGAATCCGGCGATCCGCGCCGGAGCCCACGCAGTCGCCGCGCAACGCGCGAAGGTCCCGCAGGCGAAGGCGCTGCCGGACCCGAGCTTCGGGATCGGCTGGATGGGAAATGCGCAGCCATTCAGCGTGCAGACGGGAGATCCGTCGAGCTACCGCAGCGTGAGCGCGATGCAGATGCTGCCGTTTCCGGGCAAGCGCAGCCTGCGCGGACAGATGGCGACGAAAGAGGCCGATGCCACGCAATGGGACCTGGAGGCGGTGCGGCGGCGGGTAACAGCGGATGTGAAAGCCGCTTATTACGACTACTGGTACTTCGACAAGGCGATCCGCACGGCGCAGCAGAACCGCGAGCTGCTGGTGAAGCTGTCGCAGATCGCCGAGGCAAGGTATCGGGTGGGCAAGGCCATCCAGACCGACGTGCTGCGCTCGCAGGTAGAGATTTCCATGCTGCTGCAGAAGCTGACGACGCTGGAGCAGCAGCGAGCGACGGCGCAGGCGAGGCTGAACGCGCTGATGGCGCGCGAGCCCGATGCCCCCTTGCCGCCGGCCGCCGACATTGCGACGCAGACGGCGCTGAGCTACTCGCTGGATGAGCTGTACAAGCTGGGGCGAGCGAACGATCCCGAGTATCAGCGGATGCAGAAGATGGTGGAGCGCAACCAGCTCGCGGCGAGCCTGGCGCAGAAGGATTCCCTGCCCGATTTGAGCGTCGGCTACATGTACCAGCAGCGGCCGATGATGCCGGACATGCACGGGCTGACATTCACGGTGAACCTGCCGATTTTCTACAAGAGCAAGCAGCGCGAGGAAGTGAAGCAGGCGACCGAGGAAGGGCTGAGCGCGGCGAGCGCGCGCGACAACCGGCAGAACGAACTCTATTTCGAGCTGAAGCAGAACTACCTGGCGGCCAAGGCGAGTGAAACCCTGCTGAAACTTTATGCGCAGGGCGTGGTGCCGCAGTCGTCGCTGGCGCTGGAATCGTCGATGGCGGCGTACCAGGTGGGGAACGTGGATTTCCTGACGGTGCTGGGAAACTTCACCACCGTGCTCAATTACCAGACGGATTATTTCCGCGAGCTGGCGAACTACCAGACGGCACTGGCGCGCATGGAAGCGCTGACCGGCACGGATTTCAGCAACGAGCAACCGATTCCGGGCACGAGCGATGAAATGAAGGAGCGCAAAAATGGCTCGCATTAA
- a CDS encoding efflux RND transporter periplasmic adaptor subunit translates to MSALIVALAVMGGILYGGRVLAAWQHDHSDHQQGSATSGERKVLYWYDAMNPQHHYDKPGKAPDGMDLAPMYADQGMAPAQNPTASKGERKILYWYDPMHPQYKADKPGKAPDCGMDLAPKYADEEAATMAPGTVTIAADKQQLIGVRTAEVRRESLVREVRTTGQITTDESRIAHVHVKVNGFIDKVFVDSIGQLVKKGQPLFTLYSADLVATQNEYLIAKRGEKTLGGSAFAEVAQGSQSLLRSARERLKLWDISDDQIATLDETGKVQRTLTFYSPIAGFVTDRKAFPNTSVNPDTELYTVADLSSVWVNADVYEYEVPYVKVGQQAEMQLSYYPGRTWHGRVSFIYPTVDPTTRTVKVRLEFANPNFELKPQMFAEVQLKVNYGNQIVVAQEAVLDSGKEQTVFVAHEGGHFEPRRITTGAKLDGKVAVLSGLKAGETVVTSGNFLLDSESKLKSATDGMQ, encoded by the coding sequence ATGTCTGCACTGATCGTGGCACTCGCGGTCATGGGTGGAATTCTGTACGGCGGACGGGTTCTGGCGGCGTGGCAGCACGATCACTCCGACCATCAGCAGGGGAGCGCCACCAGTGGAGAGCGCAAGGTCCTCTACTGGTACGACGCGATGAACCCACAGCACCATTACGACAAGCCGGGCAAGGCGCCGGACGGCATGGACCTGGCGCCGATGTATGCGGATCAAGGGATGGCGCCTGCTCAAAACCCAACGGCGTCCAAGGGCGAACGCAAGATTCTCTACTGGTACGACCCGATGCACCCGCAGTACAAGGCAGACAAGCCGGGCAAGGCGCCGGATTGCGGCATGGACCTGGCGCCGAAGTACGCCGATGAAGAAGCGGCGACGATGGCGCCCGGTACCGTGACGATCGCGGCGGACAAGCAGCAGTTGATCGGGGTGCGCACGGCGGAGGTGAGGCGGGAGAGCCTGGTGCGCGAGGTACGTACGACGGGCCAGATCACCACCGACGAAAGCAGGATCGCACACGTGCACGTGAAGGTGAACGGATTCATCGACAAGGTGTTTGTCGACTCCATCGGCCAGCTCGTCAAGAAGGGCCAGCCGCTGTTCACACTGTACAGCGCGGACCTGGTGGCGACGCAAAACGAATACCTGATTGCGAAGCGGGGCGAGAAGACGCTGGGCGGGTCGGCGTTTGCGGAGGTTGCGCAAGGGTCGCAGTCGCTGCTGCGGTCGGCGCGCGAGCGGCTGAAGTTGTGGGACATCAGCGACGATCAGATCGCGACGCTGGACGAGACGGGCAAGGTACAGCGCACGCTGACGTTCTACTCGCCGATCGCGGGGTTCGTGACCGACCGCAAGGCGTTTCCGAACACCTCGGTGAACCCGGATACGGAGCTGTACACGGTGGCGGATCTGTCGTCGGTGTGGGTGAACGCAGACGTGTACGAGTACGAGGTTCCGTACGTGAAGGTCGGGCAGCAGGCGGAGATGCAGCTCAGCTACTACCCGGGAAGGACGTGGCACGGACGGGTGTCGTTCATTTATCCGACGGTAGACCCGACGACTCGCACGGTGAAAGTGCGGTTGGAGTTTGCCAATCCCAACTTCGAGTTGAAGCCGCAGATGTTTGCCGAGGTGCAGTTGAAGGTGAATTACGGCAACCAGATCGTGGTGGCGCAGGAGGCGGTGTTGGATTCGGGGAAGGAGCAGACGGTGTTCGTAGCGCATGAGGGCGGGCACTTCGAGCCGCGCAGGATCACCACGGGCGCGAAACTGGATGGGAAGGTAGCGGTGTTGTCGGGATTGAAGGCGGGCGAGACGGTGGTGACCTCGGGCAACTTCCTGCTGGATTCGGAAAGCAAGCTGAAGAGCGCAACGGACGGGATGCAGTAA
- a CDS encoding nitrous oxide reductase accessory protein NosL, translated as MARKLSMAGIGLLVIVAGVLIAGQWSLHRQSYEVCNICSRRINPQAGVIAEIGDRRERVCCAHCVVTEGLQEHKRVRLIEVTDYSSGRKLDPRGAWYVDGSRIEACAHDMTRMNEMKQVEKAAFDRCSPGTFAFAIRAEAEAFVAKNGGAVRGIDELLAVVNNPDNPDNSNNPTLSPPKAGGDQGGPPTGGDQGKKTGAGKVGVSGGGEARP; from the coding sequence ATGGCAAGGAAATTGTCCATGGCCGGAATCGGGCTGCTGGTGATCGTGGCGGGAGTGCTGATCGCCGGACAGTGGAGCCTGCACCGGCAGTCTTATGAGGTATGCAACATCTGCTCGCGGCGGATCAACCCGCAGGCGGGAGTGATTGCCGAAATCGGAGATCGCCGCGAACGCGTTTGCTGCGCGCACTGCGTGGTGACCGAAGGCTTGCAGGAGCACAAGCGGGTGCGGCTGATCGAGGTCACCGACTACAGCAGCGGGCGCAAGCTGGATCCGCGCGGCGCGTGGTATGTGGACGGCAGCCGGATTGAGGCGTGCGCGCACGACATGACTCGGATGAATGAAATGAAGCAGGTCGAGAAGGCCGCGTTCGACCGCTGCTCGCCGGGAACGTTCGCGTTCGCCATCAGGGCGGAAGCGGAGGCGTTCGTGGCGAAGAATGGGGGCGCGGTGCGCGGCATAGATGAGTTGCTGGCGGTGGTGAACAATCCCGACAACCCCGACAATTCCAACAATCCCACCCTGTCGCCGCCAAAAGCGGGCGGCGATCAGGGTGGGCCACCGACGGGCGGCGATCAGGGCAAGAAAACCGGCGCCGGCAAGGTTGGGGTAAGCGGTGGCGGGGAGGCGCGGCCATGA